In Acanthochromis polyacanthus isolate Apoly-LR-REF ecotype Palm Island chromosome 18, KAUST_Apoly_ChrSc, whole genome shotgun sequence, the following proteins share a genomic window:
- the LOC127530934 gene encoding uncharacterized protein LOC127530934, with protein sequence MDPTSVHTEKDNEVHLTGLGQASEKRMPQRPLWKLPCHCPTAPPHFSSWMMEGEPFSSALSSLLYSAGGHLVALSSSSTSSSSSSSSDSAIAAMSLEQKTTFALVIFLFIFLLILIVRCFRILLDPYRSMPTSTWADGLDGLEKGQFDYTLA encoded by the exons ATGGATCCGACATCCGTGCACACAGAAAAAG ACAATGAGGTCCATCTAACGGGCTTGGGCCAGGCCAGTGAGAAGAGGATGCCACAGCGCCCCCTCTGGAAGCTGCCGTGCCACTGTCCAACTGCCCCCCCACACTTCTCTTCCTGGATGATGGAGGGAGAACCCTTCAGCTCTGctctctcttctctgctgtaCTCTGCCGGGGGACACTTGGTCGCCCTCTCTTCATCCTCGACTTCATCTTCCTCTTCGTCTTCGTCTGATTCAGCCATTGCTGCAATGTCACTGGAGCAGAAGACAACTTTTGCCTTAGtcattttcctctttattttcctcctcatcctcattgTGCGATGCTTCCGTATCCTGTTAGACCCATACCGGAGTATGCCGACCTCCACGTGGGCTGATGGTCTTGATGGTTTGGAGAAAGGCCAGTTCGACTACACTCTGGCCTAG
- the prrc1 gene encoding LOW QUALITY PROTEIN: protein PRRC1 (The sequence of the model RefSeq protein was modified relative to this genomic sequence to represent the inferred CDS: deleted 1 base in 1 codon), with amino-acid sequence MMEESGIETTPPASPTPPSTVAATVSTPPIPTGLSSPMTLPGTSSISLPSVSTSLPPIPSIPAFSTSLAAPPSLSSQFPSASPFTSSSPFPPSASPSLPLLASSIRPPPAPVPGMSAPPVGPPMSNFSMSAGYDITRGHAGRTPQTPLMPTFSSPAALPGVVSNPMVQQPAMTGGLDTGSPITFPEEQEDPRVSGDTNTGGSIWGFFKGVAGNSVVKTVLDKTKHSVESMITTLDPGMAPYIKSGGDIDIVVTSDKDMNVEAVRDAFQEVFGMAMVTGEPGQSNIAPQPVGYAAGVKGAQERIDSLRRAGVIHEKQPVVSLENFIAELFPDKWFDIGCLILEDPGHSIRIELFTQATPLALDHIQQAQSLTPPDYSLRWSGLIVTVGEVLERNLPNINKTDWHQAMTGMTQRQMIHSAAKALAGIYKQQLPPRTVRD; translated from the exons ATGATGGAAGAAAGTGGAATTGAGACTACACCTCCTGCTAGTCCGACACCCCCTTCGACTGTGGCTGCCACAGTCAGCACC CCACCAATCCCTACTG GTCTGTCCAGTCCGATGACACTCCCAGGCACCAGCTCCATCAGTTTGCCCTCAGTCTCTACTTCTCTGCCCCCCATTCCATCCATTCCTGCTTTCTCCACATCTCTGGCTGCACCTCCTTCCCTCTCTTCCCAATTTCCCTCTGCCTCACCTTTCACCAGCAGCTCTCCCTTCCCCCCCTCTGCCTCTCCCTCTTTGCCACTTCTGGCCTCTTCCATCAGACCACCTCCTGCTCCAGTTCCTGGCATGTCTGCCCCACCTGTGGGCCCGCCCATGTCCAACTTCTCTATGAGTGCAGGATATGACATCACACGAGGTCATGCTGGTCGAACACCACAGACACCACTGATGCCAACATTCTCCAGTCCTGCTGCCTTGCCAG GTGTAGTGTCCAACCCCATGGTTCAGCAGCCAGCCATGACAGGAGGATTGGATACTGGATCTCCAATCACTTTcccagaggagcaggaggatcCCAGAGTGTCTGGAGATACCAACACTGGTGGAAGCATCTGGGGCTTTTTCAAG GGAGTAGCAGGTAACTCTGTAGTAAAGACAGTCCTGGACAAAACCAAGCACTCTGTGGAGTCCATGATCACTACCCTGGATCCTGGCATGGCTCCATACATTA AGTCTGGCGGGGACATTGATATTGTGGTGACATCAGATAAGGACATGAATGTGGAGGCAGTCAGAGACGCCTTCCAGGAGGTTTTTGGGATGGCCATGGTCACTGGAGAGCCTGGGCAGTCCAACATCGCCCCACAGCCTGTGGGCTATGCAGCTGGTGTCAAG GGAGCTCAAGAACGCATCGACAGTCTGCGTCGAGCTGGTGTGATCCATGAGAAGCAGCCAGTGGTTTCTTTGGAAAACTTCATTGCTGAGCTTTTTCCTGACAA GTGGTTTGACATAGGCTGTTTAATCCTGGAGGACCCTGGTCATAGCATCCGCATTGAGTTATTCACCCAGGCAACTCCCCTGGCTCTTGATCACATTCAACAG GCTCAGTCCCTGACTCCTCCTGACTACAGTCTGCGCTGGTCTGGTCTGATCGTCACAGTAGGTGAGGTCCTGGAGCGCAACCTGCCtaacatcaacaaaacagacTGGCACCAAGCCATGACTGGTATGACCCAACGCCAGATGATCCACAGTGCAGCTAAAGCCTTGGCTGGAATCTACAAACAGCAGTTGCCACCCAGGACTGTGAGAGACTGA